The DNA segment CAAAGGATGAAAGGGCCGCCGGCCAACGTCACATCGAGGTATCAGCCGCCTTCCTCTTCCAGTACGCTCTCAACGACCTCGGGATGCTTCGCGATCACCTGCAACAGGATCCGCGATGCAGTATCAGGCTCGCTGCGCTGCTGCTCCCAATTCCGGATAGTTGAGACGTCGAGCCCGTAGCGGATCGCGAACTCTTCCTGGGTGTCCCTTCGCCGCTCGCGAAGCTGTCTCAATGTCTGGCTCACGTGGCGCGGGGCGGTTCTCTTGTGAACAGAAACCCCCAGGGCCCGGAATTTCTTCGCGAGCTCGTTAAAAGGCTCGGCCGCGGTCAGCAGAACCGGAACGTCCTCATCCTTCGTCAGCCTAGCCAGAATGGCATGGGCTTTCGACAACCTGAGGCCGTTCCATACCAGCGTCCTGACCACATCCACTGGCCGATCAAGGGGTGCTTTTCGCGACAAGACCACGGCGACGGACGAACCGGACGGGTTTTGGGGCATGGCCAGGACGGCACCCGGTTGTTCGAACGCCTCCATGAACAACGATTTCTT comes from the Shumkonia mesophila genome and includes:
- a CDS encoding helix-turn-helix domain-containing protein, yielding MLKKSLFMEAFEQPGAVLAMPQNPSGSSVAVVLSRKAPLDRPVDVVRTLVWNGLRLSKAHAILARLTKDEDVPVLLTAAEPFNELAKKFRALGVSVHKRTAPRHVSQTLRQLRERRRDTQEEFAIRYGLDVSTIRNWEQQRSEPDTASRILLQVIAKHPEVVESVLEEEGG